Proteins found in one Orcinus orca chromosome 11, mOrcOrc1.1, whole genome shotgun sequence genomic segment:
- the LOC101289167 gene encoding tubulin alpha-1C chain — protein MRECISIHVGQAGVQIGNACWELYCLEHGIQPNGQMPSDKTIGGGDDSFNTFFSETGAGKHVPRAVFVDLEPTVIDEVRTGTYRQLFHPEQLITGKEDAANNYARGHYTIGKEVIDLVLDRVRKLADQCTGLQGFLVFRSFGGGTGSGFTSLLMERLSVDYGKKSKLEFSVYPAPQISTAVVEPYNSILTTHTTLEHSDCAFMVDNEAIYDICRRNLDIERPSYTNLNRLMSQIVSSITASLRFDGALNVDLTEFQTNLVPYPRIHFPLATYAPVISAEKAYHEQLTVAEITNSCFEPANQMVKCDPRHGKYMACCLLYRGDVVPKDVNAAIATIKTKRSIQFVDWCPTGFKVGINYQPPTAVPGGDLAKVQRAVCMLSNTTAIAEAWARLDHKFDLMYAKRAFVHWYVGEGMEEGEFSEAREDMAALEKDYEEVGADSVEGEEEDEEY, from the exons CGTGAGTGCATCTCCATCCACGTTGGCCAGGCTGGTGTCCAGATCGGCAATGCCTGCTGGGAGCTCTACTGCCTGGAACACGGCATCCAGCCTAATGGCCAGATGCCAAGTGACAAGACTATTGGGGGAGGAGATGACTCCTTCAACACCTTCTTCAGTGAGACAGGCGCTGGCAAACATGTGCCCAGGGCAGTGTTTGTAGACCTGGAACCCACGGTCATTG atgAAGTTCGCACTGGCACCTACCGCCAGCTCTTCCACCCCGAGCAGCTCATCACAGGCAAGGAAGATGCTGCCAATAACTATGCCCGAGGTCACTACACCATTGGCAAGGAGGTCATTGACCTCGTCTTGGACCGAGTTCGGAAACTG GCTGACCAGTGCACAGGCCTTCAGGGCTTCTTGGTTTTCCGCAGCTTTGGTGGGGGAACTGGTTCTGGGTTCACCTCCCTGCTGATGGAACGTCTCTCTGTCGATTATGGCAAGAAGTCCAAGCTGGAGTTCTCCGTTTACCCAGCCCCTCAGATTTCCACAGCTGTAGTTGAGCCCTACAACTCCATCCTCACCACCCACACCACCCTGGAGCACTCTGATTGTGCCTTCATGGTAGACAACGAGGCCATCTATGACATCTGTCGTAGAAACCTCGACATTGAGCGCCCATCATACACGAATCTTAACCGCCTTATGAGCCAGATTGTGTCCTCCATCACTGCTTCCCTGCGGTTTGATGGAGCCCTGAATGTTGATCTGACAGAATTCCAGACCAACCTGGTGCCCTATCCCCGCATCCACTTCCCTCTGGCCACATATGCCCCTGTCATCTCTGCTGAGAAAGCCTACCATGAACAGCTTACTGTAGCAGAGATCACCAATTCTTGCTTTGAGCCAGCCAACCAGATGGTGAAATGCGACCCTCGCCATGGTAAATACATGGCTTGCTGCCTGTTGTACCGTGGCGATGTGGTTCCCAAAGATGTCAATGCTGCCATTGCCACCATCAAGACCAAGCGCAGCATCCAGTTTGTGGACTGGTGCCCCACTGGCTTCAAGGTTGGCATTAATTACCAGCCTCCCACTGCAGTACCTGGGGGGGACCTGGCCAAAGTACAGCGAGCTGTGTGCATGCTGAGCAACACCACAGCCATCGCTGAGGCCTGGGCTCGCCTGGACCACAAGTTTGACCTGATGTATGCCAAGCGTGCCTTTGTTCACTGGTACGTGGGTGAGGGCATGGAGGAAGGAGAGTTTTCTGAGGCCCGTGAGGACATGGCTGCCCTTGAGAAGGATTATGAGGAGGTTGGAGCTGATAGTgttgagggagaagaggaggatgaAGAATATTAA